The Nitrospinaceae bacterium genome includes a region encoding these proteins:
- a CDS encoding urease subunit gamma: MHLTPREQEKLLIFVAAELSRKRKDRGVKLNYPEAVSLITAEVLEGARDGRSVAELMQFGTTILTRDDVMEGVPEMIHEVQVEGTFPDGTKLVTVHDPIR, translated from the coding sequence ATGCATCTAACCCCAAGAGAGCAAGAAAAACTTCTCATCTTTGTTGCGGCCGAGCTTTCCAGGAAAAGGAAAGACAGGGGCGTCAAACTCAACTACCCCGAGGCGGTTAGCTTGATCACGGCGGAGGTTCTCGAGGGCGCACGGGACGGAAGATCCGTCGCCGAGCTCATGCAATTTGGCACAACGATCCTCACCCGTGACGATGTGATGGAAGGCGTTCCCGAGATGATCCACGAAGTTCAAGTCGAGGGAACGTTTCCCGATGGGACAAAGCTCGTAACCGTTCACGATCCGATTCGCTAA
- the urtB gene encoding urea ABC transporter permease subunit UrtB, translating to MKQAGYMASRLMLKGYLARIKVLLILLLVFCFLGIQEVGDARAAQAPSDTQAEIAELITKSRKKRKEAALSLARRGDPMLLSLLLALREGSLYAWKPSGGGIKVVIGGDVLKKGDEEFVPLFEAYSKAPLKDSSGKPLLIPTSQLQEIRAGRRIRRAIRPYISRLKNSAQLLSPDPNVRRAAATRMARLGDPKLIPILRKSAASESHWLSRNALEAAIALIEMKDADAKIRQAAAKKLGEIKALNAVGDLKTAAGLADGNKGDAVPAVRAEAKNAVNEIEYYQSWTSFIDTLFRGMSLGSILLLMALGLAIVFGLMGVINMAHGELMMIGAYATFVVQGLFISYLPENLFGFYFIMALPAAFAAAALVGYLMEVSIIRHLYGRPSETLLTTWGISLVLQQAVRQVFGAQNVDVKAPSWLSGGYHLMIGVQFPYNRLFIVLLALVCVVGTYTFLFRTWAGMRIRAVTQNREMSTCLGVSSRRVDAWTFAFGAGLAGLAGAALSQVGNVGPDLGQNYIVDSFMVVVTGGVGKLMGSIVAGLGLGGMNKLLEPAMGAVFSKVMILMLIILFLQRRPEGLFATRARGA from the coding sequence GTGAAACAAGCCGGATATATGGCATCTCGCCTGATGCTGAAGGGCTATTTGGCGCGGATAAAAGTATTGCTCATTTTACTCTTGGTATTTTGTTTTTTGGGAATCCAGGAGGTGGGTGATGCCAGGGCCGCGCAGGCACCCTCAGATACTCAGGCAGAGATTGCCGAACTTATAACGAAAAGCCGAAAAAAAAGAAAAGAGGCTGCGCTTTCCCTCGCGAGGCGTGGTGACCCAATGTTGTTGTCCCTCCTCTTAGCGCTTCGCGAGGGCAGCCTCTATGCTTGGAAGCCTAGTGGGGGGGGTATAAAGGTCGTCATCGGCGGTGACGTTCTTAAAAAAGGGGATGAGGAATTCGTTCCCCTCTTTGAGGCCTACTCGAAAGCACCGTTGAAGGACTCTAGCGGCAAGCCGCTTCTCATCCCCACAAGTCAACTTCAGGAAATTCGAGCAGGCCGGCGAATTCGGCGGGCGATACGTCCCTACATCAGTCGCTTAAAGAATTCCGCCCAGCTTCTTTCTCCGGATCCAAATGTCAGGCGGGCCGCCGCGACGCGTATGGCCCGGCTCGGCGATCCGAAACTCATCCCCATTTTACGAAAATCCGCGGCCTCAGAATCTCACTGGCTCAGCCGTAATGCCCTTGAGGCGGCCATTGCCCTAATCGAAATGAAGGACGCTGATGCTAAAATCCGCCAGGCTGCGGCGAAAAAACTTGGAGAGATAAAGGCCCTGAACGCGGTCGGCGACTTGAAAACCGCCGCAGGGCTGGCCGATGGGAATAAAGGAGACGCGGTCCCCGCCGTTCGGGCTGAGGCGAAAAATGCGGTCAATGAAATAGAATATTACCAGAGCTGGACATCGTTTATCGACACGCTGTTTCGGGGGATGAGCCTCGGCTCTATCCTTCTTTTAATGGCTCTGGGGCTGGCGATTGTTTTTGGACTCATGGGCGTTATTAACATGGCCCACGGCGAGTTGATGATGATCGGCGCCTACGCGACATTTGTTGTTCAAGGTCTTTTCATATCCTATCTCCCGGAAAATTTATTTGGCTTCTACTTTATTATGGCCCTCCCGGCGGCTTTCGCGGCGGCGGCTCTTGTGGGCTATCTCATGGAAGTTTCCATCATCCGGCATCTCTACGGGAGGCCGTCAGAGACGCTCCTGACAACCTGGGGCATCAGCCTGGTTCTACAGCAGGCGGTCCGACAAGTATTCGGGGCGCAGAATGTTGATGTGAAAGCCCCCTCATGGCTGAGTGGCGGCTATCACCTAATGATTGGTGTTCAGTTTCCCTATAATCGACTTTTTATAGTTTTGTTGGCCCTTGTCTGTGTCGTGGGGACGTATACATTCCTGTTCCGAACCTGGGCGGGTATGCGCATCAGGGCAGTTACTCAAAACCGGGAGATGAGCACCTGTTTAGGTGTCTCCTCGAGGCGGGTGGATGCCTGGACATTTGCCTTTGGCGCCGGCCTTGCCGGTCTCGCCGGGGCGGCGTTAAGCCAGGTGGGCAACGTGGGGCCCGACCTCGGGCAAAACTACATTGTTGACTCTTTCATGGTCGTCGTCACGGGAGGCGTGGGCAAGTTGATGGGGAGCATCGTCGCTGGCCTTGGCCTTGGCGGGATGAACAAGTTGCTTGAGCCCGCGATGGGCGCCGTGTTCAGCAAGGTCATGATTTTGATGCTGATCATATTATTTCTACAGCGGCGGCCCGAGGGTTTGTTCGCCACCAGAGCGCGGGGGGCTTAA
- a CDS encoding urease subunit beta: MIPGEYVVGEGEIVLNEGRRSTTLVVANRGDRPIQVGSHFHFFEVNQFLDFDRDAAFGMRLDIPAGTAVRFEPGDEKEAELVEFGGARRVLGLNALTDGEIDDAGVKEQALKNANREGYRGANS, from the coding sequence ATGATTCCCGGTGAATATGTTGTTGGCGAGGGCGAGATCGTCCTGAACGAGGGAAGGCGGTCCACGACACTTGTCGTTGCCAACAGGGGCGACCGGCCTATTCAGGTTGGCTCGCATTTTCATTTCTTCGAGGTGAATCAGTTTTTGGATTTCGACCGGGATGCTGCTTTCGGCATGCGTCTGGATATTCCGGCTGGAACGGCCGTGCGATTCGAGCCAGGGGACGAGAAGGAGGCCGAACTGGTCGAGTTCGGCGGCGCACGCCGGGTCTTGGGCCTGAACGCGCTGACGGATGGAGAGATTGACGATGCTGGCGTAAAAGAGCAGGCCCTTAAGAATGCTAATAGAGAAGGCTACAGGGGGGCTAATTCATGA
- the urtC gene encoding urea ABC transporter permease subunit UrtC — MPSLNAFTAPDSMLHISGFTLNLFGKYLAYAILALGLDLIWGYTGILSLGHGIFFGLGAYCMGMYLALAIGAEGVYKSALPDFMVWNQVKELPFFWKPFHSFSFTLVAVVVVPAIFAAGFGFLVFRTRIRGVYFAIITQALALSAWLVFNRNEMNLGGTNGLTGFKKILGFELGSAGTQRGLYIVTAVVLCAAYLLCRWIVNSRAGRILLAIRDAESRVLYSGYTPSNYKLFVFTVSAALAGVAGALYAPQVGIITPGRIGVLPSIEMVIWVAVGGRGTLIGAIIGAISVNWARSYLTSNVPDYWLYFQGGMFILVVHYMPDGIVGLARRFSEFVKKLISKRSLATQVPPGDPAAARDWERN; from the coding sequence ATGCCTTCTCTAAACGCCTTTACCGCGCCCGATTCAATGCTGCACATCTCGGGATTTACGCTTAATCTTTTCGGGAAGTATCTTGCCTATGCCATCCTCGCGCTAGGCCTGGATCTCATATGGGGCTACACGGGCATCCTGAGCCTGGGCCATGGGATTTTCTTCGGTCTGGGTGCTTACTGCATGGGGATGTATCTTGCCCTGGCTATCGGCGCCGAGGGTGTTTACAAGAGTGCTCTGCCGGATTTCATGGTTTGGAATCAGGTGAAGGAGTTGCCTTTTTTCTGGAAGCCGTTTCATTCATTTTCTTTTACCTTGGTCGCCGTTGTTGTCGTTCCCGCAATATTCGCGGCGGGGTTCGGATTCCTGGTGTTTCGGACCCGGATCCGAGGCGTTTATTTTGCCATTATTACCCAGGCGCTAGCTCTTTCGGCATGGCTCGTTTTTAACCGAAACGAAATGAATCTGGGCGGAACCAACGGTCTGACCGGGTTCAAAAAAATATTGGGATTTGAGCTTGGTAGCGCGGGGACACAGCGAGGGCTCTATATCGTTACGGCGGTTGTGCTCTGCGCGGCCTATCTTTTATGCCGGTGGATTGTGAACTCGCGGGCGGGAAGGATACTTCTCGCCATTCGCGATGCAGAGAGCCGGGTGCTTTATTCGGGATATACGCCCTCGAACTACAAACTATTCGTATTCACGGTTTCAGCCGCGCTTGCTGGAGTTGCCGGGGCGCTCTATGCCCCCCAGGTGGGGATTATCACACCGGGCCGCATTGGTGTTCTTCCCTCGATTGAAATGGTTATCTGGGTGGCTGTCGGCGGCCGGGGCACTTTGATTGGGGCCATCATTGGTGCGATCAGCGTGAACTGGGCCCGGAGCTACCTGACATCCAATGTTCCGGACTATTGGCTTTATTTCCAGGGCGGCATGTTTATTTTAGTGGTTCACTATATGCCCGATGGCATTGTCGGGTTGGCTCGTAGGTTTTCGGAGTTCGTGAAAAAGCTGATCTCCAAGCGAAGCCTCGCCACGCAGGTGCCCCCGGGCGATCCTGCGGCGGCAAGGGACTGGGAGCGAAATTAA
- the urtD gene encoding urea ABC transporter ATP-binding protein UrtD, which yields MANTILFMEDVSVSFDGFKALNKLNFSVDYGELRCVIGPNGAGKSTMLDVVTGKIRPDTGSVIFKETTHLDRMQQEEIANAGIGRKFQTPTIYENLTVRDNLELSAKQDKTVKSMLFGGMSGSVGGKVNEVLDVIGLEDKQYWRAGLLAHGEKQWLEIGMVVVQDPDLLLVDEPVAGMSESETENTAILLKRIAEERSVLVIEHDMNFVREIAKRVTVLHEGAVICEGSIDHVHADAQVIELYLGRG from the coding sequence ATGGCCAATACTATTCTTTTTATGGAAGATGTTTCAGTTAGCTTCGATGGGTTCAAGGCGCTGAATAAGCTTAATTTTTCTGTCGATTATGGCGAGTTGCGCTGTGTTATCGGGCCGAACGGGGCGGGCAAATCGACTATGCTCGATGTGGTGACTGGAAAAATCAGGCCTGATACGGGGAGTGTTATTTTTAAAGAAACCACGCATCTCGATCGGATGCAGCAAGAGGAAATAGCCAATGCCGGAATTGGCCGAAAATTCCAGACGCCCACGATTTATGAAAACCTGACGGTTAGGGATAATCTTGAGCTATCGGCGAAACAGGACAAAACGGTGAAGTCCATGCTCTTTGGTGGCATGTCTGGCTCTGTTGGCGGCAAGGTGAACGAGGTGCTTGATGTTATCGGTCTTGAGGATAAACAGTATTGGCGGGCCGGTCTTCTGGCGCACGGCGAAAAACAGTGGCTTGAAATTGGTATGGTGGTTGTGCAGGATCCAGATCTCCTCCTTGTTGATGAGCCGGTTGCGGGAATGTCTGAGAGCGAGACGGAAAATACCGCAATTTTGTTAAAACGAATTGCCGAGGAGCGTTCCGTGTTGGTGATTGAACATGATATGAATTTTGTGCGCGAAATAGCAAAGCGAGTGACCGTACTTCATGAAGGTGCTGTTATCTGCGAGGGGTCTATCGATCACGTACACGCAGATGCACAGGTCATCGAGCTTTATCTGGGCAGGGGGTGA
- a CDS encoding urease accessory protein UreE: MIVVEELVGKLAGEEARRVERVVLGWEDRLRSRQRVKSDAGTEIGIALPTGQPLAEGDVLFEDDERVVVVSAVPEDVLALYADSAEELARIAYQVGNRHAPVSVGKERVLTPYDSVIEEYFRKIGVRCERVTEPFTHEFGVHHNHHH, from the coding sequence ATGATTGTCGTTGAAGAGCTTGTTGGAAAGCTGGCCGGGGAGGAGGCGCGCCGTGTAGAGCGGGTGGTCCTCGGCTGGGAGGATCGGTTAAGAAGCCGCCAGCGGGTGAAGTCCGATGCCGGAACAGAGATTGGAATTGCGCTGCCGACGGGACAGCCGCTCGCCGAGGGGGATGTTCTTTTTGAGGACGATGAACGGGTAGTTGTTGTAAGTGCCGTTCCGGAGGATGTGCTGGCGCTCTATGCCGATTCGGCCGAGGAGCTTGCCCGTATCGCCTATCAGGTCGGGAACAGACACGCGCCAGTGTCTGTTGGGAAAGAGCGGGTTTTGACGCCCTATGACAGTGTCATTGAGGAATATTTCAGGAAAATCGGCGTGCGCTGCGAGCGTGTGACCGAGCCCTTCACTCACGAGTTCGGCGTTCATCACAATCATCACCATTAA
- the urtA gene encoding urea ABC transporter substrate-binding protein — MDKKKTLKAGKKLEAQKSKTLSRRDFFQKAGAFGLGAVAASSLSFPNVLRAAEPIKAGILHSLSGTMAISEVSLRDVVLMAFDEINSAGGILGRPIKPVIVDPASDWDLFAEKAKQLLLKDKVDVTFGCWTSVSRKSVLPVFEKNNGLLFYPVQYEGEECSRNVFYTGATPNQQLIPAAEYLMSEDGGGFKKFYLLGTDYVFPRTANKILRAFLLAKGVPAKNIMEEYTPFHHQDYQTIVGKVKAFASGGDAAVLSTINGDSNVPFYKEFSNQGLRSEDVPIMAFSVAEDELRGMDAKSLVGHLAAWNYYQSIDTPQNKKFVKDFKAYCKKKGLPGGSSRVTDDPIEAAYLGVHIWKKAVEKAGTAKVDAVRKAVYGTGFEAPGGYKKIDKENHHLHKPVLIGEIMKNGQFRIINQTKGLVRPAPWSKYTSPDKGCDWVNHKGTYKKA, encoded by the coding sequence ATGGACAAGAAGAAAACGTTGAAGGCAGGAAAGAAGCTAGAGGCACAAAAGAGCAAAACACTTTCCCGCCGGGATTTTTTTCAGAAAGCTGGGGCCTTTGGTTTGGGCGCGGTTGCGGCGAGCTCCTTGTCTTTTCCGAACGTGCTCCGGGCGGCCGAGCCAATTAAGGCCGGTATTCTGCATTCGCTCAGCGGCACCATGGCGATCAGTGAGGTGTCGCTCCGTGATGTGGTGCTGATGGCATTTGATGAGATTAACTCGGCGGGTGGCATCCTGGGACGACCCATTAAACCTGTGATAGTCGACCCGGCCTCAGACTGGGATCTTTTTGCCGAGAAGGCAAAGCAGCTTCTACTTAAAGACAAAGTCGATGTCACATTTGGTTGCTGGACCTCGGTGAGCCGCAAATCGGTTCTGCCGGTGTTCGAGAAAAATAACGGACTGCTCTTCTATCCTGTCCAGTATGAGGGCGAGGAGTGCTCGAGAAATGTATTTTACACGGGTGCTACACCCAACCAGCAGCTTATTCCCGCAGCTGAATATCTCATGAGCGAGGATGGCGGCGGCTTCAAAAAATTCTATCTCCTTGGGACAGATTATGTTTTCCCGAGGACGGCGAACAAGATTCTGCGCGCATTCCTTTTGGCGAAAGGTGTTCCTGCCAAGAATATTATGGAGGAATACACCCCGTTCCATCATCAGGATTATCAGACCATCGTCGGCAAGGTGAAGGCATTCGCATCAGGCGGCGACGCCGCTGTTTTGAGTACCATCAACGGCGACAGCAACGTTCCTTTCTATAAGGAGTTCTCCAACCAGGGGCTTCGCTCCGAGGATGTGCCCATCATGGCATTCAGTGTGGCCGAGGATGAACTTCGCGGTATGGATGCTAAATCCCTCGTGGGCCACCTCGCTGCCTGGAACTATTACCAGTCAATTGACACGCCGCAAAATAAAAAATTCGTTAAAGATTTCAAAGCGTACTGCAAAAAGAAAGGTCTTCCCGGCGGGTCGAGCCGCGTGACGGACGATCCGATTGAGGCGGCCTACCTGGGTGTTCATATCTGGAAAAAAGCGGTTGAGAAAGCGGGCACCGCTAAAGTGGATGCCGTCCGCAAAGCGGTTTATGGAACCGGGTTCGAAGCGCCGGGTGGGTACAAGAAAATCGATAAGGAAAATCACCATCTCCACAAGCCAGTTCTCATCGGTGAAATTATGAAGAACGGTCAGTTCCGCATTATCAATCAGACGAAAGGGCTCGTTAGGCCTGCTCCCTGGAGCAAGTACACGAGCCCGGACAAGGGTTGCGACTGGGTGAATCATAAGGGGACCTATAAAAAAGCTTAG
- the urtE gene encoding urea ABC transporter ATP-binding subunit UrtE: protein MLQVENLNTYYGESHILRGLNFRVEPGEIAGLIGRNGMGKTTFLKSVVGLLKPREGSIHFNGVDITRLRPEARARLGIAYVPQGREIFPQLSVHENLLLGLEAHPERPKKYEEDVFELFPVLKDMLKRKGGVLSGGQQQQLAIARAMVGKPKLLLLDEPTEGIQPSIIIEIEKILWKLKERGDVGILLVEQYLEFAWRLSDRYYVIEKGEFTAEGAAEGECDDTVLERLTA, encoded by the coding sequence GTGCTTCAGGTAGAAAATCTCAATACATATTATGGCGAGAGTCATATTTTGCGCGGGTTGAATTTCAGGGTGGAACCCGGCGAGATAGCCGGACTTATTGGCCGCAACGGGATGGGAAAGACGACGTTTCTCAAGTCGGTTGTCGGTCTCCTGAAGCCGCGCGAGGGAAGTATTCATTTCAATGGAGTCGACATCACCCGCCTGCGCCCCGAGGCACGCGCCAGGCTCGGTATCGCCTATGTCCCGCAGGGTCGAGAGATTTTTCCACAACTCTCGGTTCACGAAAATCTTCTCCTGGGGCTTGAGGCCCATCCCGAGCGCCCGAAGAAATATGAAGAGGATGTGTTCGAACTCTTTCCTGTCTTAAAGGATATGCTCAAACGAAAAGGCGGGGTTTTGAGCGGTGGCCAGCAACAGCAGCTTGCCATTGCCCGGGCGATGGTTGGGAAACCGAAACTCCTTTTGCTCGATGAGCCCACTGAGGGAATTCAGCCCTCCATAATAATTGAAATTGAAAAAATCCTCTGGAAGCTCAAGGAGCGCGGGGATGTCGGTATTCTTCTTGTCGAGCAGTATCTTGAATTCGCCTGGCGGCTCTCGGATCGTTATTACGTCATAGAAAAAGGTGAATTCACGGCAGAAGGGGCGGCGGAAGGCGAGTGTGACGATACGGTTCTTGAGCGTTTGACGGCATGA
- a CDS encoding urease accessory protein UreF, with product MTSNTLFRLLQISDSAFPRGAFAHSLGLETFVQEEKISNADSLAEFIGNVLSASVATLDGVYLREAWNFSKNKDLEGLMAIDSSFSAARPVASLRDASKSVGRQFLRTAIGYMESEFVCRYEDEVRAGNSPGHYALAFGVATSALGFSCEQALESYCYGVVSGLVGAAVRLVPLGQTDGQRVTASLEDVVAGTVEEALVRPLEAACSLGPGHEIRAMAHQRLYTRLFVS from the coding sequence ATGACCTCTAATACTCTATTTCGACTACTGCAAATCTCCGATTCGGCCTTTCCACGTGGTGCATTCGCACATTCGCTGGGGCTGGAAACCTTTGTTCAGGAAGAAAAAATTTCTAATGCAGATTCACTTGCCGAATTTATTGGAAATGTTCTTTCCGCAAGCGTGGCCACGCTTGATGGTGTGTACCTTCGTGAGGCCTGGAATTTTTCAAAAAATAAGGATCTTGAGGGATTGATGGCGATTGATTCCTCGTTTTCTGCCGCCAGGCCGGTGGCCTCTCTTCGGGATGCGAGTAAAAGCGTTGGGAGGCAGTTTCTAAGGACTGCGATTGGTTATATGGAGAGCGAGTTCGTTTGTCGATATGAGGACGAGGTGCGAGCCGGTAACTCTCCCGGCCACTATGCTCTTGCCTTTGGTGTGGCAACTTCTGCGCTGGGGTTTTCATGTGAGCAGGCGCTTGAATCATATTGCTACGGGGTCGTGTCGGGGCTGGTGGGTGCTGCGGTGCGCTTGGTGCCGCTCGGGCAAACGGATGGCCAACGGGTGACGGCTTCTCTTGAAGATGTAGTTGCTGGCACGGTTGAGGAGGCGTTGGTGCGCCCGCTTGAGGCGGCCTGCTCGCTAGGGCCCGGCCACGAGATTCGGGCGATGGCGCATCAACGGCTATATACCCGGCTATTTGTGTCATAG
- the ureC gene encoding urease subunit alpha codes for MSFRMDRRAYADMFGPTKGDKVRLADTELFIEVEEDRTVYGDESKFGGGKVLRDGLGQSPTETRDGAALDLLITNALILDHWGIVKADVGIKDGKIVGIGKSGNPHLMDGVDDNMVVGASTEVLAGEGKILTAGGIDSHIHFICPQQIDEAISSGITTMLGGGTGPATGTNATTCTPGAWNIARMLQAAEAYPMNIGFLGKGNSSRPESLVEQVQAGALGLKLHEDWGTTPAAIDCCLGVADDMDIQVCIHTDTLNESGFVEASIAAFKGRTIHTYHTEGAGGGHAPDIIRVCGEANVLPSSTNPTRPFTINTIDEHLDMLMVCHHLDSKIPEDVAFAESRIRAETIAAEDILHDLGAFSMMGSDSQAMGRVGEVIIRTWQTADKMRRQRGRLSEETGENDNFRAKRFVAKYTINPAIAHGISDYVGSVEVGKMADLVLWNPAFFGVKPEVIVKGGFIAHAAMGDANASIPTPQPVLGRPMFGAMGGAVGATSYAFVSKAAAERGLGGNLGLKKIVAPVSNCRAIGKKDMRLNDYLPNIEVDPETYVVKADGEVLACEPAEVLPMAQRYFLF; via the coding sequence ATGAGCTTTCGTATGGATCGGCGTGCCTATGCCGATATGTTTGGCCCCACGAAAGGGGACAAGGTTCGCCTTGCCGACACCGAGCTTTTCATCGAGGTCGAAGAGGACCGCACGGTATACGGGGATGAGTCGAAGTTCGGCGGCGGCAAGGTACTGCGAGATGGCCTCGGGCAGTCACCGACGGAAACGCGGGATGGCGCCGCGCTCGATCTGCTCATCACGAATGCCCTTATTCTCGATCATTGGGGCATCGTTAAGGCGGATGTCGGAATCAAGGACGGTAAAATTGTCGGGATAGGTAAATCCGGCAATCCCCATTTAATGGATGGTGTGGACGACAACATGGTCGTGGGCGCCTCCACCGAGGTGCTTGCCGGTGAGGGAAAAATTCTCACGGCGGGCGGCATCGACTCCCATATCCACTTCATTTGCCCCCAGCAGATAGACGAGGCGATCTCCTCTGGCATCACCACGATGCTCGGCGGCGGCACTGGCCCGGCGACAGGAACCAACGCCACCACCTGCACCCCGGGGGCCTGGAATATTGCGCGTATGCTCCAGGCTGCAGAAGCCTATCCGATGAACATTGGTTTTCTTGGAAAGGGAAATTCCTCGCGGCCCGAATCGTTGGTTGAGCAGGTTCAGGCCGGAGCGCTGGGGCTCAAGCTTCATGAGGACTGGGGAACGACTCCTGCCGCAATAGATTGTTGCCTTGGTGTTGCCGACGACATGGACATCCAGGTTTGTATTCATACCGATACGCTGAACGAGTCGGGATTTGTCGAGGCGTCCATCGCCGCGTTCAAGGGTAGAACAATTCACACCTACCACACCGAGGGCGCGGGCGGCGGCCATGCACCGGACATTATTCGTGTGTGCGGCGAGGCGAATGTACTTCCCTCATCAACGAATCCGACGCGCCCGTTCACCATCAACACAATAGACGAGCATTTGGATATGCTCATGGTTTGCCACCACCTTGATAGCAAAATCCCCGAGGATGTGGCCTTTGCCGAGTCCCGTATCCGGGCGGAAACCATTGCTGCCGAGGATATTCTTCACGATCTGGGTGCCTTCTCGATGATGGGATCGGATTCCCAGGCGATGGGGCGGGTGGGCGAGGTGATCATCCGCACTTGGCAAACCGCTGACAAGATGAGGCGCCAGCGCGGTCGGCTCTCCGAGGAAACGGGAGAAAACGATAACTTCCGCGCCAAGCGCTTTGTGGCCAAGTACACGATTAACCCGGCCATCGCGCATGGTATTTCGGATTATGTCGGCTCGGTTGAGGTGGGAAAGATGGCGGATCTCGTTCTTTGGAACCCCGCCTTTTTTGGCGTGAAGCCCGAGGTCATCGTGAAGGGCGGATTCATTGCCCATGCCGCGATGGGAGATGCCAACGCCTCCATTCCGACGCCGCAACCGGTTCTTGGAAGGCCGATGTTCGGGGCAATGGGTGGTGCGGTTGGGGCGACTTCATATGCGTTCGTTTCGAAAGCAGCCGCCGAGCGAGGATTAGGCGGAAACCTTGGCCTCAAGAAAATAGTCGCTCCCGTTTCAAATTGCCGTGCAATCGGAAAAAAGGATATGCGCTTGAACGATTATCTTCCGAATATAGAGGTGGACCCTGAGACTTATGTCGTTAAAGCGGATGGAGAGGTTCTCGCCTGTGAGCCTGCCGAGGTCCTCCCGATGGCCCAGCGGTATTTCCTCTTTTAG
- a CDS encoding carboxymuconolactone decarboxylase family protein, whose translation MESPILSPRERAAVLWAEHVTRNTAGDRDDVYEEVRKHYSDAEFVELTGIIGFFNRSNRGQDSLHLPLEHQDEVNKIKTSVRADTNKIRAYLDLLVEMWPDDFPQPNGDGEPEAGRNGSENGAGPRFDEILMPGAAEGLSAQGPRVPLIDTATSDPDAAFYFRAAKQFLGGKTNAARMWAHIPHVAKLMVPFMVAILHEGLGGRLSTRLKLMAALKTSRVNESAYCLAQMTALGRTAGITDDLAHAIGGGDYMISPLLSPRERAAVLWAEHVAMYTAKTRDDIFEEVRKHYSDPEIVELTALCTLYNMMNRVYKSLRIPIETGDAFPAKGLTVRVEPDSIRNYIQELTASWPASFPVPNEEAPALL comes from the coding sequence ATGGAGTCCCCTATCCTCTCCCCGAGGGAGCGGGCGGCGGTGCTGTGGGCGGAGCATGTCACCCGCAACACGGCGGGAGACCGGGATGACGTGTACGAGGAGGTGCGCAAGCACTATAGCGACGCCGAGTTCGTGGAGCTGACGGGAATTATCGGCTTCTTCAACCGCTCGAACCGGGGGCAGGACTCCCTCCATCTCCCGCTAGAGCACCAAGATGAGGTGAACAAGATCAAGACCTCGGTGCGGGCGGACACGAACAAGATCCGCGCCTACCTCGATCTGCTGGTGGAGATGTGGCCGGATGATTTCCCCCAACCCAACGGGGACGGGGAGCCCGAGGCAGGAAGAAACGGCAGCGAAAATGGAGCGGGGCCCCGCTTCGATGAAATCCTCATGCCCGGGGCGGCGGAGGGCCTCTCCGCGCAGGGGCCGAGGGTGCCGCTCATCGATACAGCTACGAGCGACCCCGATGCCGCCTTCTACTTCCGGGCGGCGAAGCAGTTCCTGGGAGGGAAGACGAACGCGGCGCGCATGTGGGCCCACATTCCCCACGTCGCCAAACTGATGGTGCCCTTTATGGTGGCAATTCTGCACGAGGGACTTGGGGGGCGGCTCTCCACGCGCCTGAAACTCATGGCGGCTCTCAAGACGAGCCGGGTGAACGAGTCGGCCTATTGTCTGGCGCAGATGACGGCGCTTGGGCGGACCGCGGGCATCACGGACGATTTGGCGCACGCCATTGGCGGTGGGGATTACATGATCTCACCCCTTCTCTCCCCGAGGGAGCGGGCGGCGGTGCTGTGGGCGGAACATGTGGCCATGTATACCGCGAAGACGCGGGACGACATTTTCGAGGAGGTTCGCAAGCACTACAGCGACCCTGAGATAGTGGAGCTTACGGCGTTGTGTACTCTCTACAACATGATGAACCGGGTCTATAAATCGCTCCGCATCCCGATTGAGACGGGAGATGCTTTCCCCGCGAAAGGGCTTACCGTCCGCGTGGAGCCGGACTCCATTCGGAACTACATCCAGGAGCTGACGGCCTCCTGGCCTGCATCCTTCCCGGTGCCGAATGAAGAGGCGCCCGCCCTGCTCTAG